In Desulfofundulus kuznetsovii DSM 6115, the following are encoded in one genomic region:
- the nrfH gene encoding cytochrome c nitrite reductase small subunit gives MWEDAVHEGKRAGIGDTRNKSEPGGILPSGAGDTSPPAGGSAGGTNGGDTGAGGPRQNPPAWIGAVNRLRRRIWSLLAGLLVMVVLLTAGTKAVVSYTDRPEFCISCHVMEPQYETWFHSSHRQWASCSDCHVPHQNLAAKLVGKGIDGTRDFYLFYTNQVPDPIHLSDRGGRIVRENCLRCHGDLMENVIDREDRDCWECHRSVPHGQGTRLLIDRPS, from the coding sequence ATGTGGGAAGATGCCGTGCATGAGGGAAAACGCGCCGGTATCGGCGACACCCGGAATAAATCTGAACCCGGGGGTATATTGCCATCCGGTGCCGGTGATACCTCGCCGCCGGCGGGAGGCAGTGCCGGGGGGACAAATGGTGGGGATACCGGAGCCGGCGGCCCCCGGCAGAACCCTCCGGCCTGGATAGGTGCCGTTAACCGCCTGCGCCGCCGTATTTGGTCCCTCCTGGCCGGCCTGCTGGTGATGGTGGTGCTCCTGACCGCCGGGACAAAGGCCGTGGTGTCTTACACCGACCGCCCGGAATTTTGCATCAGCTGTCACGTGATGGAACCCCAGTATGAAACCTGGTTCCATTCGTCCCACCGCCAGTGGGCGTCCTGCAGCGACTGCCATGTACCCCACCAGAACCTGGCGGCCAAGCTGGTGGGCAAGGGTATCGACGGCACACGGGATTTTTATCTCTTTTACACCAACCAGGTGCCGGATCCCATCCACCTCAGCGACCGGGGCGGCCGGATAGTAAGGGAAAACTGCCTGCGCTGTCATGGTGATTTGATGGAAAATGTAATCGACCGGGAGGACAGGGATTGCTGGGAATGCCACCGTTCGGTGCCCCACGGGCAGGGAACCCGGTTGTTAATCGACCGGCCATCCTGA
- the ccsB gene encoding c-type cytochrome biogenesis protein CcsB — MWLEPLAFKIAFGAYLGAVILYLADFMADKPAAARWAAAVAWLGLLGNTAALGARIAATGRLPLANLYEFGLCFAWGIMLGYLLLQLKVKVKGLGVFTTLMGFLVIALISMLPRETGALMPALRSNWLTYHVLTAIVAYSAFALSFAGAVLYLIASGDSPLFAGLRRRLPDREVLDRLVYQAVVIGLPFQTLLIVTGAIWAQYAWGAYWSWDPKETWSLITWLVYAAYVHARFMLGWRGRPAAYLAVAGFIVVMFTFVGVTFLMSGQHSYV, encoded by the coding sequence ATGTGGCTCGAACCGCTTGCCTTTAAAATTGCCTTTGGTGCCTATCTGGGGGCGGTTATTCTTTACCTGGCCGATTTTATGGCGGACAAACCGGCTGCCGCCCGCTGGGCCGCAGCGGTGGCCTGGCTGGGTTTGCTGGGCAATACCGCCGCCCTGGGGGCCAGGATTGCCGCTACCGGCAGGCTGCCCCTGGCCAATCTTTACGAGTTCGGGTTGTGCTTTGCCTGGGGGATCATGCTGGGTTATTTGTTGCTGCAGTTGAAGGTAAAGGTTAAGGGACTGGGTGTATTTACGACCCTCATGGGCTTTCTGGTAATTGCCCTGATATCCATGCTGCCCCGGGAGACCGGCGCCCTGATGCCGGCCTTGCGCAGCAACTGGCTGACCTATCATGTATTAACGGCCATTGTGGCCTACAGTGCCTTTGCCCTTTCCTTTGCCGGCGCGGTGCTTTATCTGATCGCCAGCGGGGATTCCCCCCTGTTTGCTGGCTTACGCCGGCGCCTGCCGGACCGGGAAGTTCTGGACCGGCTGGTTTACCAGGCGGTGGTCATCGGCCTGCCCTTTCAAACACTGTTGATTGTCACCGGGGCCATCTGGGCCCAGTACGCCTGGGGGGCCTACTGGAGCTGGGACCCCAAGGAAACCTGGTCTTTGATCACCTGGCTGGTGTACGCCGCCTACGTCCACGCCCGGTTTATGCTGGGCTGGCGGGGCCGGCCGGCGGCCTACCTGGCGGTGGCCGGTTTTATCGTGGTCATGTTTACTTTTGTGGGCGTTACCTTTTTAATGTCCGGCCAGCATAGCTACGTCTGA
- a CDS encoding cytochrome c biogenesis protein ResB, whose product MAERNFFNRTWRLFTSMRFGLILLCILSAALAFASLFAPGTGQGYGETAWLVQVLGLDNIYRSFLFRLLFALLCLNLIACSINRLYMLKITTFPSPEQIKKSNIEQMPLIYRTSLETGGIPAEDRLVDFFRQRHYSVRKCRDGSTTWLYASRGKAGPWFSFGLHISLVVVVAGFAWGGVARSETRVVLPVGEQAEVVTGSHQSSGVDRFTIRLDDFTTLYDASGAIDNWVSRVTIIANGREVQRGDVMVNHPFNYRGYHLYQYSYGQALKVELAGGAQGTPQPAVLSPNRFYRLPGLEQYGIWFGSWNENGTVDYALYKGHREIAAGTLSTGESITLPESAGILRLTGTNPFSVLQVKHDPSIPLVFAGLTLMSLFFFLTLFVRHRRYWLRMEETAGGGLSLVLGGVASMHTRALAREEFDGMVREIESSLARWKGGEQDVARTACL is encoded by the coding sequence GTGGCAGAGCGAAACTTTTTCAATCGTACCTGGCGCTTGTTTACTTCCATGCGTTTCGGCTTGATTCTGCTATGTATCCTTTCCGCAGCCCTGGCCTTTGCTTCCCTGTTCGCCCCCGGCACCGGTCAGGGATACGGGGAGACGGCCTGGCTGGTGCAGGTGCTGGGCCTGGATAACATATACCGTTCCTTCCTGTTCCGCCTCCTTTTCGCTCTTTTATGCCTGAATCTCATTGCCTGTTCAATTAACCGGTTATATATGTTAAAAATAACCACTTTCCCGTCCCCGGAACAGATCAAAAAGAGCAACATCGAACAAATGCCCCTGATTTACCGGACCAGCCTGGAAACCGGCGGGATTCCGGCAGAAGACCGCCTGGTTGATTTTTTCCGCCAGCGCCATTATTCCGTACGCAAATGCCGCGATGGATCCACCACCTGGCTCTATGCCAGCCGGGGAAAAGCGGGCCCCTGGTTCAGCTTCGGGCTGCACATCTCCCTGGTGGTAGTGGTGGCCGGTTTTGCCTGGGGGGGAGTGGCCCGGTCGGAAACCCGGGTGGTCCTTCCCGTGGGCGAACAGGCGGAAGTGGTCACGGGTTCCCACCAGTCTTCCGGTGTGGACCGCTTTACCATCAGGCTGGATGACTTTACCACCCTTTACGATGCTAGCGGGGCCATTGATAACTGGGTGAGCAGGGTGACCATCATTGCCAATGGCCGGGAAGTGCAAAGGGGTGATGTCATGGTCAACCATCCCTTTAATTATCGCGGCTATCATTTGTACCAGTATTCCTACGGCCAGGCCTTAAAGGTGGAGCTTGCCGGTGGAGCACAGGGAACGCCCCAACCGGCGGTCCTTTCCCCAAACCGGTTTTACAGGTTGCCCGGCCTGGAGCAGTACGGCATATGGTTTGGCTCCTGGAATGAAAACGGTACGGTGGACTATGCCCTTTATAAAGGGCACCGGGAAATAGCTGCGGGTACCCTCTCCACGGGGGAAAGCATTACCCTGCCCGAAAGTGCCGGAATCCTGCGCCTGACCGGAACCAACCCCTTTTCGGTACTGCAGGTAAAGCACGATCCCAGCATCCCCCTGGTGTTCGCCGGTTTAACCCTGATGAGCCTCTTTTTCTTCCTGACCCTGTTTGTGCGGCACAGGCGGTACTGGCTGCGTATGGAAGAGACGGCGGGCGGTGGGCTGAGCCTGGTTCTGGGTGGCGTAGCTTCCATGCATACCCGCGCCCTGGCCCGGGAGGAGTTTGATGGAATGGTCCGTGAAATAGAATCCAGTCTGGCCCGGTGGAAAGGGGGTGAACAGGATGTGGCTCGAACCGCTTGCCTTTAA
- a CDS encoding response regulator transcription factor, translated as MARILLVDDEISIKRVVEQTLEREGFTVDYAADGLAARELFTRRQPDLVILDVMLPEIDGFELCRRWREVSDVPILILSAKGDIVDKSVGFNCGADDYLTKPFSPVELALRVKALLRRSRQGRMDRSDRVEAAGLQIDAFQRRVWVEGREVELTPKEFDLLWFLARHPGRVFTREQIFAHVWGDDVLSDLSTVTVFMRRLREKIEADPRKPRYLKTIWGVGYKFVAE; from the coding sequence TTGGCCCGGATTCTGCTGGTAGATGACGAGATCAGCATCAAGCGGGTGGTGGAGCAGACCCTGGAACGGGAAGGTTTTACGGTGGACTATGCCGCCGACGGGCTGGCGGCCCGGGAGCTCTTTACCCGCCGGCAGCCGGATCTGGTCATTCTGGACGTCATGCTGCCGGAGATTGACGGATTTGAGCTCTGCCGGCGCTGGCGGGAGGTGAGCGACGTGCCCATTCTCATCCTTTCCGCCAAAGGGGACATTGTGGATAAAAGTGTGGGGTTTAATTGCGGTGCCGATGACTATTTAACCAAACCTTTCAGCCCGGTGGAGCTGGCTTTGCGGGTCAAGGCGCTGTTGCGCCGCAGCCGGCAGGGCCGGATGGACCGTTCGGACCGGGTGGAAGCGGCAGGCCTGCAAATAGATGCCTTTCAGCGCCGGGTGTGGGTGGAGGGAAGGGAGGTGGAGCTCACGCCAAAGGAATTTGACCTCCTGTGGTTTCTGGCCCGCCACCCCGGACGGGTATTTACCCGGGAGCAAATCTTTGCACACGTTTGGGGCGATGACGTGTTAAGTGATTTGAGTACGGTTACCGTATTTATGCGCCGGCTGCGGGAAAAAATCGAGGCCGATCCCCGCAAGCCCCGGTATTTGAAAACCATCTGGGGCGTGGGTTATAAATTTGTCGCCGAATAA
- a CDS encoding ATP-binding protein, whose amino-acid sequence MRGSLSRKFMIRITAILLLITGINLGLDYYEQKNQILQELKEKSRVITGQLLATREFIARNQDRINYDSRGHFEFKGLNPAAVGRGVGEIFNQSTGYHIKQTRLNPRNPGNAPDAFEIKGLQALAQNPSMTEFYGFDEQNGEKVFRYMVPLRVEEYCLQCHGEPAGRPDISGYPREGYRVGDLGGAISLIVPVNNLLAALRHNLLRHLGFFFILLLVILGVVYFLIQRLVTGPLNQLRLAAVRLGEGELDLSFPRLDSSAEIGQLAAQFRRMARQLHDLYTGLEQKVQERTAQLQEANELLERQRQELENANRELTRASEMKSRFLAGMSHEMRTPLTSIIAFSELLLQEVKEENIRQRQNLQEIKASARRLLALIEDLLDLARIEAGRFQLHRELVDLADIFESIDKTLSPLIEANGLGWYWEVEPDVPLMEVDGEKIRRAILNLAHNAVKFTPPGGEVEMRAGFDPGRKEVFIRVADNGMGIEPEELDRVFERFYQAGNSRAHKYGGSGLGLSLARELVELHGGYISVTSKPGEGSTFVIHLPVA is encoded by the coding sequence ATGCGGGGTAGTTTGAGCCGGAAGTTTATGATCCGGATCACCGCAATCCTGCTTTTGATTACCGGCATAAACCTTGGGCTGGATTATTACGAGCAGAAAAATCAGATCCTGCAGGAGTTAAAGGAAAAGTCCCGGGTGATTACCGGCCAGCTTCTGGCCACCAGGGAGTTTATCGCCCGTAATCAGGACCGGATCAATTACGATTCCCGGGGCCATTTTGAATTTAAAGGCCTCAACCCGGCGGCGGTGGGGCGGGGCGTGGGGGAGATTTTCAACCAATCCACCGGTTACCATATTAAACAGACCCGCCTCAACCCCCGCAATCCCGGGAATGCCCCCGATGCCTTTGAAATAAAGGGACTGCAAGCCCTGGCCCAAAACCCTTCCATGACCGAGTTTTACGGTTTTGATGAGCAGAACGGAGAAAAGGTTTTCCGGTATATGGTACCTTTGCGGGTGGAGGAATACTGCCTGCAGTGCCACGGGGAACCGGCGGGACGGCCGGATATTTCCGGTTACCCCAGGGAAGGTTACCGGGTGGGCGATCTGGGAGGGGCCATCAGCCTGATAGTGCCGGTGAACAATTTGCTTGCCGCCCTGCGGCACAACCTGCTGCGCCACCTGGGCTTCTTTTTTATTCTTTTGCTGGTCATCCTTGGCGTGGTTTACTTTTTGATACAGCGTTTGGTCACCGGGCCGTTGAACCAGTTGCGCCTGGCCGCCGTACGCCTGGGGGAAGGGGAACTGGATCTGTCTTTTCCCAGGTTGGATAGTAGTGCAGAGATCGGCCAGCTGGCCGCCCAGTTCCGCCGGATGGCCCGGCAGTTACACGACCTGTATACCGGCCTGGAGCAAAAAGTGCAGGAGCGTACGGCCCAGCTGCAGGAGGCCAATGAACTCCTGGAGCGGCAGCGGCAGGAATTGGAGAATGCCAACCGGGAGCTGACCCGGGCCAGTGAGATGAAGTCTCGCTTCCTGGCCGGGATGAGTCACGAAATGCGTACGCCCCTTACGTCCATAATTGCCTTCAGTGAATTACTGCTGCAGGAGGTAAAAGAGGAAAATATACGACAAAGACAGAATTTACAGGAAATTAAAGCCAGCGCCCGGCGTCTGCTGGCTTTAATTGAGGACCTGCTGGATCTGGCCAGAATTGAGGCTGGCCGTTTCCAGTTGCACCGGGAACTGGTGGACCTGGCTGATATTTTCGAATCCATTGATAAAACCTTGAGCCCCTTGATTGAAGCCAATGGTCTCGGCTGGTACTGGGAGGTGGAGCCGGATGTGCCCCTGATGGAGGTGGACGGGGAAAAGATTCGCCGGGCCATTTTAAACCTGGCCCACAATGCGGTGAAGTTCACCCCTCCCGGCGGGGAGGTGGAGATGCGGGCCGGATTCGACCCCGGGCGGAAAGAGGTGTTCATCCGGGTGGCCGACAATGGTATGGGCATCGAACCGGAAGAGCTGGACCGGGTCTTTGAACGATTCTACCAGGCCGGCAATTCCCGGGCGCATAAATACGGGGGGTCCGGCCTGGGATTGTCCCTGGCCAGGGAACTGGTGGAACTGCACGGGGGATATATCAGTGTAACCAGTAAACCGGGGGAAGGCAGTACCTTTGTGATTCACCTGCCCGTAGCTTAA
- a CDS encoding CBS domain-containing protein, with protein MHWRFLPGDPIQKSQLIIKHGYGRIPVVDGGKKVVGIVVPKDVLHFLK; from the coding sequence ATGCACTGGAGGTTCCTCCCCGGAGACCCCATTCAAAAAAGCCAGTTGATCATTAAACACGGTTACGGTAGAATTCCCGTGGTGGATGGGGGCAAGAAGGTGGTAGGTATCGTTGTCCCAAAAGACGTCCTTCATTTCCTGAAGTAA
- a CDS encoding heavy metal translocating P-type ATPase codes for MFSFPSQRESAVPVAPVGGLFRLERLRELWVAYDKLMITLGSGLLILLGYLAGRLGWPAAANGLMVLATLLAGYRVAASAWQALRFRVVGINALVTLAALGATIIGEYWEAAVVTFLFSLGNYLEARTMDKTRAALRKLMELAPRVARVRREGTEVEVPAEEVEPGELVLIRAGDKIPVDGRVVRGRATVNQAAITGESLPVQKEPGDYVFSGTMNESGYLEVEAERTGEETTFARIMQLVEEAQEEKARIQRWLENFARYYTPGIMAVSVLTYLVTRDALLALTLLVIACPGALVIATPVSIVAATGNAARHGVLIKGGEHLEKAGRIRAVVLDKTGTLTRGQPLVRKVRVWRGSEKEMLLKAAAVEKLSGHPLAKPLVERAESLGEIPPAENFQVHPGYGVTGTVDGEIIRVGNRRLMQEASIPVPVDVENYLAGEESAGRTAVLVAIGEEIWGAVSIADGIRDEAKNLVSRLKAAGIRRVVMLTGDNRRVARAVARELGMDEYQAEVLPEGKVEAIRRLKQEGLVVAMVGDGINDAPALAAADVGIAMGVAGADVAMETADIVLMSDRLDKLPYAIGLSRETLKNIRQNVTFAILVVAALLLGVMGQKVVLASGMLIHEASVLLVILNAMRLMRYRNG; via the coding sequence ATGTTCAGCTTCCCGTCACAAAGAGAAAGTGCCGTTCCCGTTGCCCCGGTTGGTGGCTTGTTCCGCCTGGAACGCTTGAGGGAGCTGTGGGTGGCTTATGACAAGCTTATGATCACCCTGGGTTCTGGACTGCTCATCCTGCTGGGTTACCTGGCCGGCCGCCTGGGCTGGCCGGCGGCGGCCAACGGGTTGATGGTGCTGGCCACTCTCCTGGCCGGCTACCGGGTTGCTGCGTCAGCCTGGCAGGCTTTGCGCTTCCGGGTGGTGGGCATCAATGCCCTGGTTACCCTGGCTGCCCTGGGCGCCACCATTATCGGCGAATACTGGGAGGCGGCCGTGGTCACTTTTCTGTTTTCCCTGGGAAATTATCTGGAAGCCCGGACCATGGACAAAACCCGTGCCGCTTTGAGGAAACTGATGGAGCTGGCGCCCCGGGTGGCCCGGGTGCGCCGGGAGGGAACCGAAGTGGAGGTGCCGGCGGAAGAGGTGGAACCAGGCGAACTGGTCCTCATCCGTGCCGGGGATAAAATTCCGGTGGATGGCAGGGTGGTCAGGGGACGGGCGACGGTCAATCAGGCGGCCATCACCGGGGAGTCCCTCCCGGTGCAGAAGGAGCCGGGGGATTATGTATTCAGCGGCACCATGAATGAAAGCGGCTACCTGGAGGTGGAAGCGGAACGAACCGGTGAGGAAACCACCTTTGCCCGGATCATGCAACTGGTGGAAGAGGCCCAGGAGGAAAAGGCCAGGATCCAGCGCTGGCTGGAAAACTTCGCCCGTTACTATACTCCCGGGATTATGGCGGTTTCCGTCCTGACCTATCTGGTAACCCGGGATGCCCTGCTGGCCCTGACTCTGCTGGTGATTGCCTGTCCCGGGGCGCTGGTGATTGCCACCCCCGTTTCCATTGTGGCCGCTACGGGAAATGCCGCCCGCCACGGGGTTCTGATCAAGGGCGGGGAGCACCTGGAAAAGGCCGGACGGATCCGGGCGGTTGTTTTGGATAAAACCGGCACCCTCACCCGGGGCCAGCCGCTGGTAAGAAAAGTGCGGGTGTGGCGCGGGTCGGAAAAGGAAATGTTGCTAAAAGCTGCTGCCGTGGAAAAACTGTCCGGACATCCCCTGGCCAAACCCCTGGTGGAAAGGGCGGAGTCCCTGGGTGAAATCCCCCCGGCGGAAAATTTTCAGGTTCACCCCGGTTACGGGGTAACCGGTACGGTGGACGGGGAGATTATCCGGGTGGGTAACCGCCGGTTGATGCAGGAAGCCAGCATCCCCGTTCCGGTGGATGTGGAAAATTACCTGGCAGGCGAAGAGTCTGCCGGACGGACAGCCGTCCTGGTGGCCATAGGGGAGGAAATATGGGGAGCAGTGAGCATTGCCGACGGGATCCGGGACGAAGCGAAAAATCTGGTTTCCCGGTTGAAAGCCGCCGGAATACGCAGGGTGGTCATGCTCACCGGTGACAACCGGCGGGTGGCGCGGGCCGTGGCCCGGGAACTGGGAATGGACGAATACCAGGCGGAGGTTTTGCCGGAAGGGAAAGTGGAGGCCATCCGTCGTTTGAAGCAAGAAGGCCTGGTGGTGGCCATGGTGGGGGACGGGATCAATGATGCCCCGGCCCTGGCGGCTGCCGATGTGGGTATTGCCATGGGGGTTGCAGGGGCCGACGTGGCTATGGAAACGGCGGACATCGTTCTCATGTCCGACCGCCTGGATAAGCTCCCCTACGCCATCGGCCTCAGCCGGGAGACCTTGAAAAATATCCGGCAAAATGTTACCTTTGCCATTCTGGTGGTGGCGGCTTTGCTGCTGGGTGTCATGGGCCAAAAGGTGGTGCTGGCTTCCGGCATGCTTATCCATGAAGCCAGCGTACTCCTGGTCATCCTGAACGCCATGCGACTTATGCGTTACCGGAATGGATGA
- a CDS encoding heavy-metal-associated domain-containing protein, whose amino-acid sequence MQTIVFRLEGLACPECARNTGMILERQKGVKKAVVTFATGKVKVEYDPAVITPGEIEQVIAKTGYRITGRG is encoded by the coding sequence ATGCAAACCATAGTTTTCCGCCTGGAAGGGCTGGCCTGTCCCGAATGCGCCCGGAACACCGGGATGATCCTGGAAAGGCAGAAGGGAGTTAAAAAAGCCGTGGTGACCTTTGCCACGGGAAAGGTAAAGGTGGAATATGATCCGGCGGTTATAACTCCCGGGGAAATCGAACAGGTCATTGCGAAAACCGGGTACCGGATTACCGGGAGGGGTTAG
- a CDS encoding thioredoxin family protein translates to MEIKLFGADGCPVCRQLEQTVFDVLAEMGVAAAVNKVTDPGERLQYEVYRLPGLMIDGELKASGRVPARHELMNWVKEASGRS, encoded by the coding sequence ATGGAGATCAAACTTTTTGGTGCGGATGGATGTCCGGTATGCCGTCAGCTGGAACAAACGGTCTTCGATGTCCTGGCCGAGATGGGGGTGGCCGCAGCGGTCAATAAGGTCACCGATCCCGGGGAGCGGCTGCAGTACGAGGTTTACCGGCTACCCGGTTTGATGATAGACGGGGAGTTGAAGGCCAGCGGACGGGTGCCGGCCCGCCACGAGCTCATGAACTGGGTGAAAGAAGCATCCGGGCGGTCTTGA